In Fundulus heteroclitus isolate FHET01 chromosome 16, MU-UCD_Fhet_4.1, whole genome shotgun sequence, a single genomic region encodes these proteins:
- the LOC105932987 gene encoding sterile alpha motif domain-containing protein 9-like isoform X1 encodes MKMDCYAADMAEWHKLPFSSWTESHVSSWLESIGIKEKYILKLKEEEVTGKVLTSLQRDYLSKMIGMKSGQIEHLLKKRDDIMKTELSKTKTKTDTSGKMREAKNFVVSEEHLDKDVQKDSSACNDIKKKSVAFCEYRKFDQRPTNFRYVKHNLLPPETGPENMVVPCHEYKSLETAHKLDSIRLKAKVASEVLRFACACMNMRANGTIHFGIMDNIKSTHRHGEIIGIPVQSQECFVDALDYIEKCFKGSTHQSDARKCIRNPCFIEVIDKENAEKTWVVEYDIVPKASIVKGKLYSVGVPKFSEKDGKVKCEETIPYHRVGANTPRISEDELIPFIQDLIEKDQQREEAESSSSETALEFKEDQKRKLSILLTGGKAHMDNSLFYIVVTNQIQPEYLDSITFLVNMNLFCVFDFDPDSETSGLYGKYKEKKAATPHFLKDYENNKRLDNSDLIGTLKLFDRVSWIYCNGRNNFPGEEVPCDDKTWIKTRKKKMKKAVSLICNEILPRRSFVVLFLLTSDIQQPLVETFHEFYAEMNGHDCLAVIAESKENYKKWSSLAQVSCPISELKEISIVDMPLSHVDATVQSIQLSKNQPERKLPVSNGGLCFLKSVEEAMLDSLEIISVDQCDDTNLEIMSDDEIKETELYFYRGGKINWINFWLADKNKCGVIIERDAYKEASTILDNVVHRHRAARPIESVNIYHHPGSGGSTVARQILWSRRTQVRCAVVKQLKEAKEVPTVCEHAVKLREHNENDKNNCLPVLLLLEDKNQDDIDDLRRHLGNVIATKKISPSVLCFILLICNRSNDPERKCRASPSQTVAVTHKLSDQEKPMFQKKVDQLKLKLKDDFKFILTFVLMSKEFQPSYIEDFVKNLLYKIDHTSLITRLIRFVALLNCYIKDSYLSVSHCEAYLGIAPHVVGTRCHAFVDHLSDEAKLIFIHHIDGSTHIPVISIIHPLVAREILSQLSVNLPQSSIAMELINDDVLINHRFDRDQFLKVLRDLFIRRNKKSRGDPKDTTFSPLIEKVSTERGGAQKAVDLMKAAFIALGKDAYVAQQLARLLYTNERFEEALQWAEEANSLSPHDTFILDTLGQVYKWWFYHLYDSLEEKEPSPERGVEIISIALKGISAFRASEKTPKKETAIFNNSYYGEVDVGCRLLDFLSKVDVFSKTTGRSELMNYLLTDYIPEEVRIPWQRFHQQLKGLEKSLTQALECISEDLSYFQTDISEEDEELDARDPEQIYSPRKWLRRKSAVYAGFFCSIQEKNNKAADAQNPGNRLSPFQRQMRTYKLGGGNVTSILSLLYDNDRKSAGKKLEDIMDMYPENLTWKSLDETELTNFIFCQIALNYIVPGSSKLLSLKQLQDLSKGFKTKGKYMSSASALFLLSLLFWPDNSEEASSADVEILLLAIDALQRLCEQKLQHLSQRKSRIVTHFFLAKARGLNKILHRSAIEKQIKGTLSEKRLKWLGGEVWKTKEVVQQLKRIEGWTENENLYVRCGQKDRVRVFPRYSGSMPHGNEKVTFYLGFSFDGVVAFDIQVMK; translated from the coding sequence CAGAGTGGCATAAACTGCCTTTCAGCTCATGGACAGAGTCTCATGTCAGTTCCTGGTTGGAATCCATTGGAATAAAAGAGAAGTACATACTAAAACTGAAAGAAGAAGAGGTGACTGGAAAAGTCCTCACAAGTCTACAGAGGGACTATCTCAGCAAAATGATTGGAATGAAAAGTGGCCAAATTGAACATTTACTGAAGAAAAGAGACGACATAATGAAGACTGAACTgtccaaaacaaagacaaaaactgaCACAAGTGGTAAAATGAGAGAAGCCAAAAATTTTGTTGTTTCAGAAGAACATCTTGacaaagatgtgcaaaaagacTCTAGTGCATGCAATGACATTAAAAAGAAGAGTGTGGCTTTCTGTGAATATCGGAAATTTGACCAGCGTCCAACAAATTTTCGATATGTAAAGCACAATTTGCTACCCCCAGAGACAGGACCTGAAAACATGGTTGTTCCATGTCATGAATATAAGTCACTAGAAACTGCACACAAACTGGACTCAATAAGACTTAAAGCAAAAGTGGCAAGTGAAGTCTTGAGGTTTGCGTGTGCATGTATGAATATGAGAGCCAATGGAACAATTCATTTTGGCATAATGGATAACATCAAAAGCACTCACAGGCATGGTGAAATCATAGGGATACCAGTCCAAAGTCAAGAATGTTTTGTTGATGCATTAGATTatatagaaaaatgttttaaaggatCAACTCACCAAAGTGATGCTAGGAAATGCATCAGGAACCCCTGCTTCATCGAGGTTATTGATAAGgaaaatgcagagaaaacatGGGTTGTTGAATATGACATTGTTCCAAAAGCCAGCATTGTTAAAGGTAAACTGTACTCTGTTGGTGTTCCAAAGTTCTCTGAGAAGGATGGCAAAGTGAAATGTGAAGAGACGATCCCATATCACAGAGTAGGGGCCAACACACCACGGATATCCGAAGATGAACTAATTCCATTTATTCAAGATCTGATAGAGAAAGACCAACAAAGAGAAGAGGCAGAATCTTCAAGCAGTGAGACGGCTCTAGAATTCAAAGAAGATCAAAAAAGAAAGCTGTCCATCCTTCTAACAGGAGGAAAAGCACACATGGACAATTCTCTGTTTTACATAGTTGTGACAAACCAAATACAGCCCGAGTACCTTGACAGCATAACCTTCTTGGTTAACATgaatcttttttgtgtgtttgactTTGACCCTGATTCTGAAACATCTGGCCTTTATGGTAAATATAAGGAGAAGAAGGCTGCAACCCCACATTTTCTTAAAGAttatgaaaacaacaaaagactGGATAATTCTGATCTTATTGGTACTTTGAAACTCTTTGACCGAGTTAGTTGGATCTATTGCAATGGACGAAATAACTTCCCTGGTGAGGAGGTTCCCTGTGATGACAAAACTtggatcaaaacaagaaaaaaaaagatgaaaaaggcTGTGTCCCTTATCTGCAATGAAATCCTCCCCAGGCGTTCATTTGTTGTCCTTTTTCTGCTCACGTCGGATATTCAACAGCCTCTTGTTGAGACTTTCCATGAGTTTTATGCAGAAATGAATGGGCACGATTGCTTAGCAGTCATTGCAGAATCCAAGGAAAACTATAAGAAATGGTCAAGTCTTGCTCAGGTCTCCTGTCCCATCTCTGAACTCAAAGAAATCAGCATTGTTGACATGCCACTGAGTCATGTGGATGCAACAGTTCAAAGCATTCAGCTATCCAAGAACCAACCAGAAAGGAAATTACCAGTCTCAAATGGAGGTTTGTGCTTCCTAAAGTCTGTTGAGGAGGCTATGCTAGACTCATTGGAAATCATCAGTGTTGACCAGTGTGATGACACAAACCTAGAAATCATGAGTGACGATGAAATCAAAGAAACTGAACTCTACTTCTATCGTGGAGGAAAAATTAACTGGATTAACTTCTGGCTTGCTGACAAGAACAAATGTGGAGTTATCATTGAGCGGGATGCCTACAAAGAAGCAAGCACAATCCTGGACAATGTGGTTCATCGCCACAGAGCTGCACGTCCCATTGAAAGTGTTAACATATATCATCATCCTGGCAGTGGAGGAAGCACCGTAGCACGACAGATACTTTGGAGTAGGAGGACACAAGTACGATGTGCAGTTGTGAAACAGTTAAAAGAAGCAAAAGAAGTCCCTACTGTCTGTGAGCATGCAGTGAAACTGAGGGAACACAATGAGAATGACAAAAACAACTGTCTTCCTGTGCTCCTCCTGCTAGAGGACAAAAATCAAGATGATATTGATGATCTTCGACGGCATCTTGGAAATGTTATTGCAACCAAAAAGATTAGTCCCTCAGTGCTGTGCTTCATACTGCTCATTTGCAACAGATCAAATGATCCAGAAAGAAAGTGCAGGGCATCACCATCTCAAACTGTAGCAGTCACACACAAACTATCAGATCAGGAAAAGCCTATGTTCCAGAAGAAGGTTGACCAACTCAAACTTAAATTAAAAGACGACTTTAAATTTATCCTCACATTTGTTCTCATGAGTAAAGAGTTCCAACCAAGCTACATAgaggattttgttaaaaatcttTTGTACAAAATTGACCATACATCACTGATCACTCGCCTCATCAGATTTGTGGCTCTACTAAATTGCTACATAAAGGATTCATACTTATCTGTATCACACTGTGAGGCCTACCTTGGCATTGCTCCCCATGTAGTTGGAACTCGGTGCCATGCCTTTGTTGATCATCTAAGTGACGAGGCTAAGTTAATTTTTATCCATCATATAGATGGTTCAACGCATATCCCTGTAATAAGTATCATTCATCCCCTTGTGGCCAGAGAAATTCTGAGTCAGCTCTCTGTCAATTTGCCTCAAAGCTCTATTGCCATGGAACTCATCAATGACGATGTACTCATCAACCACAGGTTTGACAGAGACCAGTTCCTAAAGGTTCTAAGAGATCTCTTCATTAGACGCAATAAGAAAAGCAGGGGAGATCCAAAGGACACAACTTTTTCACCGCTTATTGAAAAAGTCAGCACTGAAAGAGGTGGTGCTCAGAAAGCTGTTGACCTGATGAAAGCTGCATTCATAGCACTAGGAAAAGATGCTTATGTGGCACAACAACTTGCTCGGCTGCTTTACACAAATGAGAGATTTGAAGAGGCTCTTCAGTGGGCAGAGGAAGCAAATTCCCTGTCTCCACATGACACATTCATTCTTGACACACTGGGACAAGTTTACAAGTGGTGGTTTTACCATTTGTATGATAGCCTTGAAGAAAAAGAGCCTTCCCCAGAAAGGGGAGTTGAAATCATAAGCATTGCACTCAAAGGAATATCTGCTTTTCGAGCATCTGAGAAAACACCAAAGAAAGAGACAGCCATCTTTAACAATTCATATTATGGAGAAGTGGAtgttggctgcaggctgctggaCTTCTTGTCAAAAGTTGATGTTTTTTCAAAAACTACAGGACGTTCAGAGCTGATGAACTACTTGCTCACAGACTACATACCAGAAGAAGTCAGAATACCCTGGCAGAGGTTTCATCAGCAGCTAAAAGGGTTGGAAAAGAGCTTGACACAAGCTCTGGAGTGCATTTCTGAAGACCTGAGCTACTTTCAGACTGACATCAGTGAAGAGGATGAGGAACTTGATGCAAGAGATCCAGAGCAAATTTACAGTCCAAGAAAATGGTTGAGAAGAAAAAGTGCTGTATATGCAGGATTCTTTTGTAGTATACAAGAGAAGAACAATAAAGCAGCTGATGCACAAAATCCAGGAAACAGACTTTCACCTTTTCAAAGGCAAATGAGGACTTACAAGCTCGGAGGAGGAAATGTCACTTCAATCCTCTCGTTACTCTACGACAACGACCGAAAAagcgcaggaaaaaaacttgaGGACATCATGGACATGTATCCAGAAAACCTGACATGGAAAAGTCTTGATGAAACAGAGCTTAcaaatttcatattttgtcaaataGCTCTTAATTATATTGTACCTGGCTCCTCTAAGCTTTTATCCCTTAAACAACTACAAGATCTCAGCAAGGGATTTAAGACAAAAGGGAAATACATGTCATCAGCAAGTGccctttttcttctctctctcctgttTTGGCCTGACAACAGTGAAGAAGCGAGTTCTGCTGATGTCGAGATCCTTCTATTGGCCATTGATGCACTTCAGAGACTCTGTGAACAAAAACTTCAACATTTGTCTCAAAGAAAAAGCAGAATTGTCACACACTTCTTCCTGGCAAAGGCAAGAGGTCTAAACAAGATCCTCCATAGAAGTGCTATTGAAAAGCAGATCAAAGGAACTCTGAGTGAAAAAAGGCTAAAATGGCTCGGAGGAGAAGTGTGGAAAACCAAGGAAGTAGTGCAACAACTGAAACGGATTGAAGGGTggacagaaaatgaaaacttGTACGTTCGATGTGGGCAAAAAGACAGAGTAAGAGTCTTTCCTCGCTACTCTGGCTCTATGCCTCATGGAAATGAAAAAGTCACTTTCTACTTAGGCTTTTCATTTGATGGTGTAGTTGCGTTTGACATTCAGGTGATGAAGTAA
- the LOC105932987 gene encoding sterile alpha motif domain-containing protein 9-like isoform X2: protein MKMDCYAADMEWHKLPFSSWTESHVSSWLESIGIKEKYILKLKEEEVTGKVLTSLQRDYLSKMIGMKSGQIEHLLKKRDDIMKTELSKTKTKTDTSGKMREAKNFVVSEEHLDKDVQKDSSACNDIKKKSVAFCEYRKFDQRPTNFRYVKHNLLPPETGPENMVVPCHEYKSLETAHKLDSIRLKAKVASEVLRFACACMNMRANGTIHFGIMDNIKSTHRHGEIIGIPVQSQECFVDALDYIEKCFKGSTHQSDARKCIRNPCFIEVIDKENAEKTWVVEYDIVPKASIVKGKLYSVGVPKFSEKDGKVKCEETIPYHRVGANTPRISEDELIPFIQDLIEKDQQREEAESSSSETALEFKEDQKRKLSILLTGGKAHMDNSLFYIVVTNQIQPEYLDSITFLVNMNLFCVFDFDPDSETSGLYGKYKEKKAATPHFLKDYENNKRLDNSDLIGTLKLFDRVSWIYCNGRNNFPGEEVPCDDKTWIKTRKKKMKKAVSLICNEILPRRSFVVLFLLTSDIQQPLVETFHEFYAEMNGHDCLAVIAESKENYKKWSSLAQVSCPISELKEISIVDMPLSHVDATVQSIQLSKNQPERKLPVSNGGLCFLKSVEEAMLDSLEIISVDQCDDTNLEIMSDDEIKETELYFYRGGKINWINFWLADKNKCGVIIERDAYKEASTILDNVVHRHRAARPIESVNIYHHPGSGGSTVARQILWSRRTQVRCAVVKQLKEAKEVPTVCEHAVKLREHNENDKNNCLPVLLLLEDKNQDDIDDLRRHLGNVIATKKISPSVLCFILLICNRSNDPERKCRASPSQTVAVTHKLSDQEKPMFQKKVDQLKLKLKDDFKFILTFVLMSKEFQPSYIEDFVKNLLYKIDHTSLITRLIRFVALLNCYIKDSYLSVSHCEAYLGIAPHVVGTRCHAFVDHLSDEAKLIFIHHIDGSTHIPVISIIHPLVAREILSQLSVNLPQSSIAMELINDDVLINHRFDRDQFLKVLRDLFIRRNKKSRGDPKDTTFSPLIEKVSTERGGAQKAVDLMKAAFIALGKDAYVAQQLARLLYTNERFEEALQWAEEANSLSPHDTFILDTLGQVYKWWFYHLYDSLEEKEPSPERGVEIISIALKGISAFRASEKTPKKETAIFNNSYYGEVDVGCRLLDFLSKVDVFSKTTGRSELMNYLLTDYIPEEVRIPWQRFHQQLKGLEKSLTQALECISEDLSYFQTDISEEDEELDARDPEQIYSPRKWLRRKSAVYAGFFCSIQEKNNKAADAQNPGNRLSPFQRQMRTYKLGGGNVTSILSLLYDNDRKSAGKKLEDIMDMYPENLTWKSLDETELTNFIFCQIALNYIVPGSSKLLSLKQLQDLSKGFKTKGKYMSSASALFLLSLLFWPDNSEEASSADVEILLLAIDALQRLCEQKLQHLSQRKSRIVTHFFLAKARGLNKILHRSAIEKQIKGTLSEKRLKWLGGEVWKTKEVVQQLKRIEGWTENENLYVRCGQKDRVRVFPRYSGSMPHGNEKVTFYLGFSFDGVVAFDIQVMK, encoded by the coding sequence AGTGGCATAAACTGCCTTTCAGCTCATGGACAGAGTCTCATGTCAGTTCCTGGTTGGAATCCATTGGAATAAAAGAGAAGTACATACTAAAACTGAAAGAAGAAGAGGTGACTGGAAAAGTCCTCACAAGTCTACAGAGGGACTATCTCAGCAAAATGATTGGAATGAAAAGTGGCCAAATTGAACATTTACTGAAGAAAAGAGACGACATAATGAAGACTGAACTgtccaaaacaaagacaaaaactgaCACAAGTGGTAAAATGAGAGAAGCCAAAAATTTTGTTGTTTCAGAAGAACATCTTGacaaagatgtgcaaaaagacTCTAGTGCATGCAATGACATTAAAAAGAAGAGTGTGGCTTTCTGTGAATATCGGAAATTTGACCAGCGTCCAACAAATTTTCGATATGTAAAGCACAATTTGCTACCCCCAGAGACAGGACCTGAAAACATGGTTGTTCCATGTCATGAATATAAGTCACTAGAAACTGCACACAAACTGGACTCAATAAGACTTAAAGCAAAAGTGGCAAGTGAAGTCTTGAGGTTTGCGTGTGCATGTATGAATATGAGAGCCAATGGAACAATTCATTTTGGCATAATGGATAACATCAAAAGCACTCACAGGCATGGTGAAATCATAGGGATACCAGTCCAAAGTCAAGAATGTTTTGTTGATGCATTAGATTatatagaaaaatgttttaaaggatCAACTCACCAAAGTGATGCTAGGAAATGCATCAGGAACCCCTGCTTCATCGAGGTTATTGATAAGgaaaatgcagagaaaacatGGGTTGTTGAATATGACATTGTTCCAAAAGCCAGCATTGTTAAAGGTAAACTGTACTCTGTTGGTGTTCCAAAGTTCTCTGAGAAGGATGGCAAAGTGAAATGTGAAGAGACGATCCCATATCACAGAGTAGGGGCCAACACACCACGGATATCCGAAGATGAACTAATTCCATTTATTCAAGATCTGATAGAGAAAGACCAACAAAGAGAAGAGGCAGAATCTTCAAGCAGTGAGACGGCTCTAGAATTCAAAGAAGATCAAAAAAGAAAGCTGTCCATCCTTCTAACAGGAGGAAAAGCACACATGGACAATTCTCTGTTTTACATAGTTGTGACAAACCAAATACAGCCCGAGTACCTTGACAGCATAACCTTCTTGGTTAACATgaatcttttttgtgtgtttgactTTGACCCTGATTCTGAAACATCTGGCCTTTATGGTAAATATAAGGAGAAGAAGGCTGCAACCCCACATTTTCTTAAAGAttatgaaaacaacaaaagactGGATAATTCTGATCTTATTGGTACTTTGAAACTCTTTGACCGAGTTAGTTGGATCTATTGCAATGGACGAAATAACTTCCCTGGTGAGGAGGTTCCCTGTGATGACAAAACTtggatcaaaacaagaaaaaaaaagatgaaaaaggcTGTGTCCCTTATCTGCAATGAAATCCTCCCCAGGCGTTCATTTGTTGTCCTTTTTCTGCTCACGTCGGATATTCAACAGCCTCTTGTTGAGACTTTCCATGAGTTTTATGCAGAAATGAATGGGCACGATTGCTTAGCAGTCATTGCAGAATCCAAGGAAAACTATAAGAAATGGTCAAGTCTTGCTCAGGTCTCCTGTCCCATCTCTGAACTCAAAGAAATCAGCATTGTTGACATGCCACTGAGTCATGTGGATGCAACAGTTCAAAGCATTCAGCTATCCAAGAACCAACCAGAAAGGAAATTACCAGTCTCAAATGGAGGTTTGTGCTTCCTAAAGTCTGTTGAGGAGGCTATGCTAGACTCATTGGAAATCATCAGTGTTGACCAGTGTGATGACACAAACCTAGAAATCATGAGTGACGATGAAATCAAAGAAACTGAACTCTACTTCTATCGTGGAGGAAAAATTAACTGGATTAACTTCTGGCTTGCTGACAAGAACAAATGTGGAGTTATCATTGAGCGGGATGCCTACAAAGAAGCAAGCACAATCCTGGACAATGTGGTTCATCGCCACAGAGCTGCACGTCCCATTGAAAGTGTTAACATATATCATCATCCTGGCAGTGGAGGAAGCACCGTAGCACGACAGATACTTTGGAGTAGGAGGACACAAGTACGATGTGCAGTTGTGAAACAGTTAAAAGAAGCAAAAGAAGTCCCTACTGTCTGTGAGCATGCAGTGAAACTGAGGGAACACAATGAGAATGACAAAAACAACTGTCTTCCTGTGCTCCTCCTGCTAGAGGACAAAAATCAAGATGATATTGATGATCTTCGACGGCATCTTGGAAATGTTATTGCAACCAAAAAGATTAGTCCCTCAGTGCTGTGCTTCATACTGCTCATTTGCAACAGATCAAATGATCCAGAAAGAAAGTGCAGGGCATCACCATCTCAAACTGTAGCAGTCACACACAAACTATCAGATCAGGAAAAGCCTATGTTCCAGAAGAAGGTTGACCAACTCAAACTTAAATTAAAAGACGACTTTAAATTTATCCTCACATTTGTTCTCATGAGTAAAGAGTTCCAACCAAGCTACATAgaggattttgttaaaaatcttTTGTACAAAATTGACCATACATCACTGATCACTCGCCTCATCAGATTTGTGGCTCTACTAAATTGCTACATAAAGGATTCATACTTATCTGTATCACACTGTGAGGCCTACCTTGGCATTGCTCCCCATGTAGTTGGAACTCGGTGCCATGCCTTTGTTGATCATCTAAGTGACGAGGCTAAGTTAATTTTTATCCATCATATAGATGGTTCAACGCATATCCCTGTAATAAGTATCATTCATCCCCTTGTGGCCAGAGAAATTCTGAGTCAGCTCTCTGTCAATTTGCCTCAAAGCTCTATTGCCATGGAACTCATCAATGACGATGTACTCATCAACCACAGGTTTGACAGAGACCAGTTCCTAAAGGTTCTAAGAGATCTCTTCATTAGACGCAATAAGAAAAGCAGGGGAGATCCAAAGGACACAACTTTTTCACCGCTTATTGAAAAAGTCAGCACTGAAAGAGGTGGTGCTCAGAAAGCTGTTGACCTGATGAAAGCTGCATTCATAGCACTAGGAAAAGATGCTTATGTGGCACAACAACTTGCTCGGCTGCTTTACACAAATGAGAGATTTGAAGAGGCTCTTCAGTGGGCAGAGGAAGCAAATTCCCTGTCTCCACATGACACATTCATTCTTGACACACTGGGACAAGTTTACAAGTGGTGGTTTTACCATTTGTATGATAGCCTTGAAGAAAAAGAGCCTTCCCCAGAAAGGGGAGTTGAAATCATAAGCATTGCACTCAAAGGAATATCTGCTTTTCGAGCATCTGAGAAAACACCAAAGAAAGAGACAGCCATCTTTAACAATTCATATTATGGAGAAGTGGAtgttggctgcaggctgctggaCTTCTTGTCAAAAGTTGATGTTTTTTCAAAAACTACAGGACGTTCAGAGCTGATGAACTACTTGCTCACAGACTACATACCAGAAGAAGTCAGAATACCCTGGCAGAGGTTTCATCAGCAGCTAAAAGGGTTGGAAAAGAGCTTGACACAAGCTCTGGAGTGCATTTCTGAAGACCTGAGCTACTTTCAGACTGACATCAGTGAAGAGGATGAGGAACTTGATGCAAGAGATCCAGAGCAAATTTACAGTCCAAGAAAATGGTTGAGAAGAAAAAGTGCTGTATATGCAGGATTCTTTTGTAGTATACAAGAGAAGAACAATAAAGCAGCTGATGCACAAAATCCAGGAAACAGACTTTCACCTTTTCAAAGGCAAATGAGGACTTACAAGCTCGGAGGAGGAAATGTCACTTCAATCCTCTCGTTACTCTACGACAACGACCGAAAAagcgcaggaaaaaaacttgaGGACATCATGGACATGTATCCAGAAAACCTGACATGGAAAAGTCTTGATGAAACAGAGCTTAcaaatttcatattttgtcaaataGCTCTTAATTATATTGTACCTGGCTCCTCTAAGCTTTTATCCCTTAAACAACTACAAGATCTCAGCAAGGGATTTAAGACAAAAGGGAAATACATGTCATCAGCAAGTGccctttttcttctctctctcctgttTTGGCCTGACAACAGTGAAGAAGCGAGTTCTGCTGATGTCGAGATCCTTCTATTGGCCATTGATGCACTTCAGAGACTCTGTGAACAAAAACTTCAACATTTGTCTCAAAGAAAAAGCAGAATTGTCACACACTTCTTCCTGGCAAAGGCAAGAGGTCTAAACAAGATCCTCCATAGAAGTGCTATTGAAAAGCAGATCAAAGGAACTCTGAGTGAAAAAAGGCTAAAATGGCTCGGAGGAGAAGTGTGGAAAACCAAGGAAGTAGTGCAACAACTGAAACGGATTGAAGGGTggacagaaaatgaaaacttGTACGTTCGATGTGGGCAAAAAGACAGAGTAAGAGTCTTTCCTCGCTACTCTGGCTCTATGCCTCATGGAAATGAAAAAGTCACTTTCTACTTAGGCTTTTCATTTGATGGTGTAGTTGCGTTTGACATTCAGGTGATGAAGTAA